Proteins from a genomic interval of Streptomyces sp. NBC_01445:
- a CDS encoding N,N-dimethylformamidase beta subunit family domain-containing protein: MSILARGPVTHDHAHGGLSERASKDMAYDPQQRFLSLVPGGNGIIYAIQADGNLYWYRHINWTTGTPASWANSGAPRLIGTGWQKFRFVLAAADGQIFAFLPNGDLIWYRYILSNLGTGAGSWHSASGSRIGTQWNFPRVIGGWGNVLYAQDGNGDLRWYKYTGTNGSFSWAANSGAKIGSKWQPYTQLFADPNGVIFGTRHGSALSWFRYLSSTGTFNWANGGAPVDTTILGPFERGLFSNGSGAVYKINTSTANPPGPDNQLQWYRLLNSETVDTSGVQWASGSGAVVGSGFTRENSAALQGYPTSLSTRQGTSLGIHVSTTFPSYTSSTVRLAPAPGGPVTVTPPATRTGQFQLLQSGYHSAGCGWNPSFSVSVGSGASWPSGVYASQLKSPQGKEHNVMFVVRPSTPQRQIAVLVPTNTYNAYNFWGGHNQYTTGQSGAQRTVTLQRPNMGTSWDNSYVTATGIIDHLLYSDLLLFRWMSSQGIQYDCYADNDLHATGAGWLRTPAQGGNYKALVLTTHPEYFTQTARDNIADFQNNGGRIIYLGGNGIYERMQYTPDGNAVIFRRPNGSRDVFADSGQSESQILGVSHFPPTYMSFAPYEVRDTANNPFTAGTGLNVGDAIGSVSYDIAASGWEVDRRQAAVPGSVLIAEGLNSSGGAEMLYVPPVSPKGWVFTVGSLSFTGSIPFDTAIQKILLNVFAKAVA, translated from the coding sequence GTGTCGATTCTTGCACGTGGACCAGTAACGCACGACCATGCCCACGGCGGTTTATCTGAAAGGGCATCGAAAGACATGGCCTATGACCCTCAACAGCGGTTCTTGAGCTTGGTTCCCGGCGGAAACGGAATCATCTACGCGATTCAGGCCGACGGAAACCTGTATTGGTATCGGCATATCAATTGGACGACGGGCACCCCCGCCTCCTGGGCAAATTCTGGCGCCCCTCGACTCATCGGCACCGGATGGCAGAAATTCCGTTTCGTCCTGGCCGCCGCCGATGGACAGATCTTCGCGTTCCTGCCCAACGGGGACCTTATTTGGTACCGATATATCCTGTCCAACCTCGGCACCGGCGCCGGGAGCTGGCACTCGGCAAGCGGCAGTCGTATCGGTACCCAGTGGAACTTCCCGCGTGTCATCGGCGGGTGGGGGAACGTCCTCTACGCGCAGGACGGCAACGGGGACCTGCGTTGGTACAAATATACCGGCACCAACGGCTCCTTCAGCTGGGCGGCGAATTCGGGTGCCAAGATCGGCTCGAAATGGCAGCCCTACACCCAACTGTTCGCCGACCCGAACGGCGTTATTTTTGGAACGCGGCACGGCAGCGCGCTCAGCTGGTTCCGCTATCTCAGCTCGACTGGAACGTTCAACTGGGCGAACGGTGGCGCGCCTGTTGACACCACAATTTTGGGGCCGTTCGAGAGGGGGCTTTTCTCCAATGGTTCCGGTGCCGTGTACAAGATCAACACGAGCACCGCCAACCCGCCGGGCCCCGACAATCAACTCCAGTGGTATCGCCTGCTCAACTCCGAGACCGTCGATACCAGCGGCGTTCAATGGGCCAGCGGTTCCGGCGCTGTGGTCGGCTCGGGTTTCACCCGCGAGAATTCCGCGGCGTTGCAGGGCTACCCGACGTCACTGTCCACTCGGCAGGGCACGAGTCTCGGCATCCACGTCTCCACGACGTTCCCTTCGTACACGTCGTCCACCGTTCGCCTCGCTCCTGCCCCCGGTGGCCCCGTCACCGTCACACCGCCCGCTACTCGAACCGGGCAGTTCCAGCTGCTGCAGAGCGGATATCACAGCGCAGGGTGCGGGTGGAATCCGTCCTTCTCGGTATCTGTGGGGTCCGGGGCGAGCTGGCCTTCGGGCGTATACGCATCACAATTGAAATCACCTCAGGGTAAAGAACACAACGTGATGTTCGTCGTGCGGCCCTCAACGCCACAGCGACAGATCGCCGTCCTGGTGCCGACCAATACTTATAACGCCTACAATTTCTGGGGCGGGCACAATCAATATACGACCGGCCAATCCGGTGCGCAGCGGACCGTCACCCTGCAGCGCCCCAATATGGGAACCTCGTGGGACAACTCCTATGTGACCGCGACCGGAATCATCGACCACCTCCTCTACAGTGACCTGCTGCTGTTTCGATGGATGAGCTCACAGGGCATCCAGTACGACTGCTACGCGGACAACGACCTGCATGCGACGGGTGCCGGCTGGCTGCGGACACCCGCGCAGGGCGGAAATTACAAGGCGCTGGTGCTGACCACCCATCCCGAGTATTTCACGCAAACCGCGCGTGACAACATTGCTGACTTCCAGAACAACGGCGGCCGCATCATCTACCTGGGCGGGAACGGAATCTACGAACGGATGCAGTACACGCCGGACGGTAACGCGGTCATTTTTCGACGGCCCAACGGCTCACGAGATGTTTTCGCAGATTCCGGACAGTCCGAATCGCAGATCCTGGGCGTATCGCACTTCCCACCGACGTATATGTCCTTCGCTCCGTACGAGGTGCGCGACACCGCTAACAATCCTTTTACGGCGGGAACCGGTCTGAACGTGGGAGACGCCATTGGCAGCGTCTCCTACGACATCGCCGCCAGCGGCTGGGAGGTCGACCGTCGACAGGCCGCCGTGCCCGGATCCGTACTGATCGCGGAAGGGCTCAATAGTTCGGGCGGGGCCGAAATGCTCTACGTGCCGCCCGTTTCCCCCAAGGGCTGGGTGTTCACGGTCGGCTCCCTGTCCTTCACCGGCAGCATTCCGTTCGACACCGCGATCCAGAAGATCCTGCTGAACGTTTTCGCGAAAGCGGTGGCCTAG
- a CDS encoding glycosyltransferase family 2 protein: protein MKVAVVVPAYNEEKLIARTINTTPDFVDHIVVIDDASSDSTAVEAIDAGDPRVVLIQHERNTGVGGAVCDGHKEALRLGCDVSVVMAGDGQMDPAYLPALLAPICDGTALFTKANRFYSRDSYRGMPKHRILGNVILSFLTKLASGYWHLFDPQNGYTAIHRAALERLNLDRVAKDYSFENDLLINLNILRIPACDVPIPAVYGDEVSTMRMHKVIPALIGQLARGSGRRVVLKYVVFSFSPIALLLLAGLFLIAFGSAASTWVLVHTLGPASASAGSVLLATLPILTGIHFLVGALMLDIQESPDRPAATAAGIGGSG from the coding sequence ATGAAAGTCGCGGTTGTGGTGCCGGCGTACAACGAGGAAAAGTTGATCGCCCGGACGATCAACACCACGCCCGATTTCGTCGACCATATCGTGGTGATCGACGACGCCAGCAGTGACTCGACGGCCGTCGAGGCGATCGACGCCGGCGACCCGCGGGTGGTTCTCATCCAGCACGAGAGAAACACCGGAGTCGGTGGAGCTGTCTGCGACGGGCACAAGGAGGCACTGCGGCTGGGGTGTGACGTCTCGGTGGTCATGGCGGGCGACGGGCAAATGGACCCGGCCTATCTTCCCGCCCTGCTGGCTCCGATCTGTGACGGGACCGCTCTCTTCACAAAGGCGAACCGCTTCTACTCGCGCGACTCCTACCGCGGCATGCCGAAACACCGGATTCTCGGCAACGTCATCCTCTCTTTCCTGACCAAGCTGGCATCCGGGTACTGGCACCTGTTCGACCCCCAGAACGGGTACACCGCGATCCACCGGGCGGCGCTGGAACGGTTGAACCTCGACCGCGTGGCCAAGGACTACTCATTCGAGAACGACCTGCTGATCAATCTGAACATCCTCCGGATCCCGGCCTGCGACGTCCCGATTCCCGCGGTCTACGGGGATGAGGTGTCAACCATGCGGATGCACAAGGTCATTCCGGCATTGATTGGCCAGCTGGCTCGCGGGTCCGGACGACGCGTCGTCCTGAAGTACGTCGTCTTCTCCTTCTCGCCGATCGCTCTTCTGCTCCTGGCGGGACTGTTCCTGATCGCCTTCGGCAGCGCGGCAAGCACGTGGGTACTGGTCCACACGCTCGGGCCTGCGAGCGCCAGCGCAGGAAGTGTCCTGCTGGCAACCCTGCCTATCCTCACCGGAATTCACTTTCTCGTCGGCGCCCTCATGCTCGATATCCAGGAGAGCCCGGACCGCCCAGCCGCCACCGCCGCCGGGATCGGAGGCTCCGGATGA
- a CDS encoding GtrA family protein, with translation MGGLCYLIDVGTLVLLHGGLRMPLAAATSLAFVTVLAVNFGLNRSFVFRSGALAGPAFAKYLVLVGLNYSATVATVTGLTALGLPYVAAKTTSTIVNAVVNYGAFRWWVFRSPGVRSHGSPGRPEPTRLP, from the coding sequence GTGGGAGGGCTGTGCTACCTGATCGATGTCGGGACGCTGGTCCTGCTGCACGGCGGACTTCGTATGCCGTTGGCCGCGGCCACCTCGCTGGCGTTCGTGACCGTGCTGGCGGTCAATTTCGGCCTCAACAGGTCCTTTGTATTTCGCAGCGGCGCACTGGCAGGACCGGCCTTTGCCAAATATCTTGTGCTCGTCGGGCTGAATTACAGTGCAACTGTGGCGACGGTCACCGGGTTGACAGCTCTGGGGCTGCCCTATGTGGCGGCGAAGACCACGTCGACCATCGTCAATGCGGTGGTGAATTACGGCGCATTTCGGTGGTGGGTCTTCAGGTCGCCCGGTGTGCGAAGCCACGGCAGTCCGGGCAGGCCCGAGCCGACCCGACTGCCGTGA
- a CDS encoding Gfo/Idh/MocA family oxidoreductase, which produces MGRNHARVLSSLDGVGLVGVMDPAGDATGAARGVPVVATLPELLALGLDYAVVACPTALHEEIGLALAADGVCALIEKPLAHSAAAARRLVDAFDRAGLIAGVGHIERFNPALQSLRSRLEAGELGEMFQVVTRRQGPFPQRIADVGVVKDLATHDIDLTSWVTGCHYASLAARTLSKSGRPHEDMVAVVGELTNGTMVSHLVNWLSPLKERFTAVTGEHGCFIADTLTADLTFHANGAVATEWEALSTFRGAAEGDMVRYAIPKREPLFVEHERFRDAVEGKGTDIVTLEQGLRTVEVAEAVLDSARRKTDLPLQSPHSRNLAAVTQRS; this is translated from the coding sequence ATGGGACGCAACCACGCCCGGGTGCTGTCGTCGCTCGACGGCGTCGGACTCGTCGGCGTCATGGACCCGGCGGGAGACGCCACGGGCGCAGCACGTGGCGTCCCGGTCGTCGCCACCCTGCCTGAACTGCTCGCGCTCGGCCTCGACTACGCCGTGGTCGCCTGCCCCACCGCGCTGCACGAGGAGATCGGCCTCGCCCTGGCCGCGGACGGCGTGTGCGCGCTGATCGAGAAGCCGCTCGCCCACTCCGCGGCTGCGGCCCGACGACTGGTCGATGCCTTCGACAGGGCCGGTCTGATCGCCGGGGTCGGGCACATCGAGCGCTTCAACCCGGCGTTGCAGAGCCTGCGTTCGCGCCTGGAGGCGGGCGAGCTGGGTGAGATGTTCCAGGTGGTCACGCGGCGGCAGGGGCCTTTCCCGCAGCGCATCGCGGACGTGGGCGTCGTCAAGGACCTGGCGACCCACGACATCGATCTCACCAGCTGGGTGACGGGGTGTCACTACGCTTCCCTGGCGGCCCGCACGCTCTCCAAGAGCGGCCGCCCGCACGAGGACATGGTCGCGGTCGTCGGTGAACTCACCAACGGCACCATGGTCAGCCACCTCGTGAACTGGCTGAGCCCGCTCAAAGAGCGCTTCACGGCGGTGACCGGCGAGCACGGCTGCTTCATCGCGGACACCCTCACCGCGGACCTCACCTTCCATGCCAACGGCGCCGTCGCCACGGAGTGGGAAGCGCTGAGCACCTTCCGCGGAGCCGCCGAGGGCGACATGGTCCGGTACGCCATCCCCAAGCGTGAGCCGCTGTTCGTCGAGCACGAGCGGTTCCGCGACGCCGTGGAAGGCAAGGGCACGGACATCGTCACCCTCGAGCAGGGGCTGAGGACGGTCGAGGTCGCCGAGGCGGTCCTCGACTCGGCACGGCGGAAGACGGATCTGCCGCTGCAGAGCCCGCACTCGCGGAATCTGGCGGCGGTCACCCAGCGGTCGTGA
- a CDS encoding DegT/DnrJ/EryC1/StrS family aminotransferase: MCGSSLPIPAARPVIGEAEIEAAVRVLRSGHVTQGPEVAAFEEEFSELVADRSCVAVNSGTSALQLSLMALGIGAGDEVVVPSFSFAATANAVRLVGAEPVFADITPGTYCLDPLAAAAAIGPRTAALMPVHLYGHPAAMDHLMPLAARHGLAVVEDACQAHGAALHGQPVGTFGQAGCFSFYPTKNMHALEGGMITTADPELARILRLLRNQGMEQRYENEIVGANMRMTDVAAAVGRAQLKQLPAWTDQRRANAKVLDSLIEGLSVPQVADGARHVYHQYTVAVPDGRRDAVQRELARQGIGSAVYYPTPIHRLKPYHDPAGPPLPETDRAAAAVLSLPVHPTLGQGELERVARAVSVAGGAR, from the coding sequence GTGTGCGGGTCCAGCCTGCCCATCCCAGCCGCCCGGCCCGTGATCGGCGAAGCCGAGATCGAAGCCGCCGTACGCGTCCTGCGTAGCGGCCATGTCACCCAGGGCCCGGAGGTGGCCGCCTTCGAGGAGGAGTTCTCCGAGCTGGTCGCCGACCGTAGCTGTGTAGCGGTCAACTCCGGCACCTCCGCGCTGCAGCTGAGCCTCATGGCGCTCGGCATCGGAGCGGGCGACGAGGTGGTGGTGCCCTCTTTCTCGTTCGCCGCCACCGCCAACGCGGTACGCCTGGTGGGCGCCGAACCCGTCTTCGCCGACATCACGCCCGGCACCTACTGCCTCGATCCGCTCGCCGCGGCGGCTGCGATCGGCCCGCGAACCGCGGCGCTGATGCCGGTGCATCTGTACGGACATCCCGCCGCCATGGACCACCTGATGCCGCTCGCCGCGCGCCATGGCCTCGCCGTCGTCGAGGACGCCTGCCAGGCGCACGGCGCCGCCCTGCACGGTCAGCCCGTCGGAACCTTTGGGCAGGCCGGATGCTTCAGCTTCTACCCGACGAAGAACATGCACGCGCTCGAAGGCGGCATGATCACCACCGCCGATCCCGAACTGGCCCGCATCCTCAGACTGCTCAGGAACCAGGGCATGGAACAGCGGTACGAGAACGAGATCGTCGGCGCCAACATGCGGATGACCGACGTCGCGGCGGCCGTCGGCCGTGCGCAGCTGAAGCAGTTGCCTGCGTGGACCGACCAGCGGCGGGCCAACGCCAAGGTGCTCGACTCCCTTATCGAGGGGCTGTCCGTGCCGCAGGTGGCCGATGGCGCCCGGCACGTCTACCACCAGTACACCGTCGCCGTCCCCGACGGCCGCAGGGACGCCGTGCAGCGGGAACTGGCGCGGCAGGGCATCGGCAGCGCGGTGTACTACCCGACGCCGATCCACCGTCTGAAGCCGTACCACGACCCGGCCGGCCCTCCCTTGCCCGAGACCGACCGCGCTGCCGCCGCGGTGCTCTCGTTGCCGGTCCACCCGACCCTCGGGCAGGGCGAGCTGGAGCGCGTCGCCCGGGCCGTGAGCGTCGCCGGAGGTGCCCGGTGA
- a CDS encoding acyltransferase → MMQNSEAPLAPVRIAAGAQVDESAAVGPGTAVWELAQIREAAVLGDNCVVGRGAYVGPGVRIGDGVKIQNHALVYEPAELGHGVFVGPAVVLTNDHNPRSVDPEGRPKRGADWEPVGVTVAEGASLGARSVCVAPVRVGRWAMVAAGAVVTRDVPDFALVAGVPARHIGWVGRAGLRLSEVPGSTGMWECPGTGVLHVENDGVLTEV, encoded by the coding sequence ATGATGCAGAACAGTGAAGCGCCGCTCGCTCCGGTTCGGATCGCAGCCGGGGCCCAGGTCGACGAGTCGGCCGCGGTGGGCCCCGGCACCGCCGTGTGGGAGCTCGCCCAGATCCGTGAGGCGGCCGTGCTGGGCGACAACTGCGTGGTGGGGCGGGGCGCCTATGTCGGCCCCGGAGTCCGGATCGGCGACGGGGTCAAGATTCAGAACCATGCCCTGGTCTACGAGCCGGCGGAGCTCGGCCACGGTGTCTTCGTCGGTCCCGCGGTCGTGCTGACCAACGACCACAACCCGCGCTCGGTCGACCCCGAAGGGCGGCCCAAGAGAGGTGCCGACTGGGAGCCCGTGGGGGTCACGGTCGCCGAGGGCGCGTCGCTCGGCGCGCGATCGGTCTGCGTGGCTCCGGTCCGCGTCGGCCGCTGGGCGATGGTGGCCGCCGGTGCCGTGGTCACACGGGACGTGCCGGACTTCGCCCTTGTCGCCGGCGTCCCGGCCCGTCACATCGGCTGGGTGGGGCGTGCGGGCCTGCGGCTCAGCGAGGTCCCCGGCTCGACCGGGATGTGGGAATGCCCGGGCACCGGCGTCCTGCACGTCGAGAACGACGGCGTTCTCACGGAGGTCTGA